The Bacillus sp. Y1 genome has a window encoding:
- a CDS encoding helix-turn-helix domain-containing protein produces MVKASIFELECKVLTEKELTQRKQSLLLSLRMLDREEFLQKIEEFNCSMIERRLDPEVVKGKMLRLIYLSMEVAKESLWNKGYLPHREVANLHSTIELCDWFQQQMQQIFQWVKNNQIEPKHIAIERALRFIHLNYEKELSLQEVAEHSNMSSTYFSVLFKEQMGESYIKYVTKLRIEQAKKLLKNGAKVNEVSEKVGYYNYRHFSELFKRHVGMTPGIYRDRQSHA; encoded by the coding sequence ATGGTTAAGGCTTCCATTTTTGAACTGGAGTGTAAGGTATTAACAGAAAAGGAACTTACACAAAGAAAACAATCCCTTCTACTTAGTCTCCGCATGCTTGATCGTGAAGAGTTTCTTCAAAAAATAGAGGAATTTAATTGTTCCATGATAGAGCGGAGATTAGATCCCGAAGTAGTAAAAGGAAAAATGCTTAGACTTATTTACCTAAGTATGGAAGTAGCAAAAGAAAGTCTTTGGAATAAAGGATATTTGCCTCATCGGGAAGTAGCCAACCTACACTCAACGATAGAGCTATGTGATTGGTTTCAACAGCAGATGCAACAAATTTTTCAATGGGTAAAGAACAATCAGATTGAGCCTAAACATATCGCCATCGAGCGCGCCCTCCGTTTTATTCATTTAAATTACGAGAAAGAACTTAGCCTTCAAGAAGTGGCAGAGCATTCAAACATGAGTAGCACCTATTTTAGTGTGTTATTTAAGGAACAAATGGGAGAGTCATACATAAAGTACGTCACAAAATTGAGGATTGAACAGGCAAAGAAATTACTAAAGAACGGAGCGAAAGTTAACGAAGTTAGTGAAAAAGTGGGTTATTATAATTATCGCCATTTCTCGGAGTTATTTAAAAGACATGTTGGAATGACACCAGGCATTTATCGAGATAGACAATCACATGCCTAG
- a CDS encoding glycoside hydrolase family 3 protein, whose amino-acid sequence MLKKSRLSRIGRKSLSVMLITSLTASMVGFKAPEKQAEEYIEFKHQVGGVFHGMPLFDGVPDHLDEYVDAYFEYTGLEGPAVYATGSRNHYTLQRGPNAGKVIPGALSAADNVQGVSTDFPALVGMGQTWNKELLTDIGRVVGSEKISTLKVKQGESNIHGGTDPSATVAFTVVSDMRINPLSGRFDEGFSEDVHMAATMIDNMAAGLSGTDQEQSDDGFWMRAAVGTKHYSVYNAQWFRQTANNSAGARSIFEYQTKSPLKALSSGSVAGVMTSFGRTNGIPNILSPYQIHANNYSKYGVYSSPDFNGDALVFGANGQGNGYDTQYATDRTAATILMILADANAGRPGPNPQNALDDVAAVVDAVEAGKYGVTKEDLIEAARSHVNQMVRVGIFNEVDENGIPKNYPFAQEAKDVREELATYSDPEHQEVALQAAQESIVLLKNDGALPLEKNKKASVSGVYADSRFKTTYSARTTPNIDNSGISPLLAIIKANGSNNVSYDPAVEVVSLKSKLNGQTVTADENAADVIKGSQLVTTTEPLDKNNPAHLFEVYDWGQKGYSLRSVINGKWVTSPTTANASVENTNATALNLTNNDWDLAQMLGNTSAIPPTIRVEENADQTVSLVASGYRTGFSGDFTNWYYSNGRVITTGSDGKLKTAASTIGTAANVTNRNDDVKFEQTVVKEVGAEAVKRAKTDDYAVVFVGAIPRHSAGEGNDRSDLNMGDADYELVEKVSAAFAAEGKKTVVVVKSSFPVGMEPIQNNPNVSAIVYQPYGGQYDSYALAQVLYGDYAPTGRLSSTWYADMSAFPEISKYSIPEGNTTIALDDIDPRFTLDMTNADPIEQELTYMYTEAPVTYPFGYGLSYSNFTYSDFKAPKKASEGSPFEVSVQVKNEGTVNTSEVVQLYGKNNKSAYGEYAPQKQLVAFEKVSLQAGETKTVTLTIDPKDLAVWDVNAGDFLVEEGNYIFMIGSSSEEIKAESTIAIDGKSLAALPTNKPFNVFDHSFASNEVVYHEVSKARTAESLKAEKVVGEYHAVRSKQEGSWVALPKVVLTGSTKVTASVASDVAGGKITLHSGSVNSEPFAEIEVPKTGKNTYTIENAGVTVNELGYKDVTVDLKGKLPKGQNTVYVVFHSPDLRIDSLNFEVAQPVKK is encoded by the coding sequence ATGTTGAAAAAATCCCGTCTTTCTAGAATAGGGAGAAAATCACTATCCGTAATGCTTATTACTTCGTTAACAGCGAGTATGGTTGGGTTTAAAGCTCCAGAGAAACAAGCAGAAGAGTACATCGAATTTAAACATCAAGTGGGTGGGGTATTTCATGGAATGCCGTTGTTTGACGGTGTACCTGACCATCTCGATGAGTATGTTGATGCTTATTTTGAGTACACAGGTCTAGAAGGACCAGCCGTATATGCAACTGGTTCAAGAAACCATTACACCTTACAACGTGGCCCAAATGCAGGCAAAGTGATACCTGGTGCACTTTCAGCAGCAGATAATGTTCAAGGGGTTTCAACAGATTTCCCTGCGCTAGTAGGAATGGGGCAAACTTGGAACAAAGAACTTCTTACGGATATTGGTAGAGTAGTAGGAAGTGAAAAAATTAGTACATTAAAAGTGAAACAAGGGGAGTCAAATATTCACGGTGGAACAGATCCTTCTGCGACAGTTGCATTTACGGTTGTAAGCGATATGAGAATTAATCCTTTAAGCGGTCGATTTGACGAAGGATTTTCTGAGGATGTTCACATGGCCGCTACGATGATTGATAATATGGCAGCAGGACTTAGCGGTACGGATCAGGAACAAAGTGATGATGGCTTTTGGATGCGTGCAGCTGTTGGAACAAAGCATTACTCCGTATATAATGCCCAGTGGTTCCGCCAAACGGCAAATAATAGTGCTGGTGCCAGATCTATTTTCGAATATCAGACAAAAAGTCCATTAAAAGCATTAAGCTCAGGTTCAGTTGCTGGAGTTATGACATCATTTGGACGAACGAATGGTATTCCAAACATTCTTTCACCTTATCAAATTCATGCTAATAATTACTCGAAGTATGGTGTATATAGCTCTCCTGATTTTAATGGGGACGCACTCGTTTTTGGGGCAAATGGGCAAGGAAATGGTTATGATACTCAATATGCGACGGATCGAACGGCTGCAACCATCTTAATGATTTTAGCTGATGCGAATGCCGGCCGTCCTGGACCAAATCCTCAAAATGCGTTAGACGATGTGGCAGCTGTAGTTGACGCAGTTGAAGCAGGGAAATACGGTGTGACAAAAGAGGATTTAATCGAAGCAGCTCGTTCACATGTGAATCAAATGGTTCGAGTGGGTATTTTTAATGAAGTAGATGAAAATGGAATTCCGAAGAACTATCCGTTTGCTCAAGAGGCGAAAGATGTTAGGGAGGAACTAGCTACATATAGTGATCCTGAACATCAAGAAGTTGCTTTACAGGCTGCGCAGGAAAGTATCGTCCTTCTAAAGAATGATGGGGCACTACCACTCGAGAAAAACAAGAAGGCGTCAGTTTCTGGAGTGTATGCAGATTCAAGGTTTAAAACCACCTACTCAGCAAGAACAACACCAAACATTGATAACTCTGGTATCTCCCCACTATTGGCAATTATCAAGGCGAATGGTTCGAATAATGTTTCCTATGACCCAGCAGTGGAAGTGGTTTCATTAAAATCAAAGCTGAATGGTCAGACGGTTACAGCGGATGAAAATGCTGCAGATGTAATAAAGGGTTCTCAGCTTGTAACAACAACTGAGCCGTTAGATAAAAATAACCCGGCGCATTTATTTGAAGTGTATGATTGGGGGCAAAAAGGGTATAGCTTACGTTCGGTAATAAACGGAAAATGGGTGACCTCCCCTACAACTGCTAATGCATCTGTTGAAAATACAAATGCAACGGCATTAAACTTAACCAATAATGACTGGGATCTAGCCCAAATGTTAGGGAATACAAGTGCGATTCCACCAACTATTAGAGTGGAAGAAAATGCAGATCAGACCGTTTCCCTTGTAGCAAGTGGATACAGAACAGGATTCTCAGGTGATTTCACAAATTGGTATTATTCCAACGGACGAGTGATTACAACTGGCTCTGATGGAAAATTGAAGACAGCGGCATCAACGATTGGAACTGCTGCCAATGTAACCAATCGTAATGATGATGTGAAGTTTGAACAAACAGTCGTAAAAGAAGTAGGAGCCGAAGCAGTAAAACGTGCAAAAACGGATGACTATGCTGTTGTGTTTGTGGGTGCGATTCCACGTCATAGTGCGGGAGAAGGCAATGATCGCTCTGATTTGAATATGGGAGATGCAGATTACGAGTTGGTAGAGAAAGTATCGGCTGCTTTTGCTGCGGAAGGGAAAAAGACAGTTGTTGTTGTAAAATCTAGCTTCCCAGTAGGGATGGAGCCAATTCAAAATAACCCGAACGTTTCAGCAATTGTGTATCAACCATATGGAGGTCAGTATGATTCCTATGCGTTAGCTCAAGTGCTATATGGAGACTATGCCCCAACTGGACGTCTTTCTTCAACATGGTATGCAGATATGTCTGCATTTCCAGAAATCAGTAAGTACTCAATTCCTGAAGGAAATACAACGATTGCATTGGATGATATTGATCCAAGATTTACGTTGGATATGACAAATGCAGATCCAATTGAACAAGAATTAACCTACATGTATACAGAGGCTCCTGTCACATACCCATTTGGTTACGGATTATCTTATAGTAACTTTACGTATAGTGACTTTAAAGCACCAAAGAAGGCTTCTGAGGGTTCTCCTTTTGAAGTATCAGTTCAAGTGAAGAATGAAGGAACGGTAAATACTTCTGAGGTCGTTCAGCTATACGGAAAAAATAATAAATCTGCTTATGGGGAATATGCCCCTCAAAAGCAACTCGTAGCTTTTGAGAAGGTATCCTTACAAGCTGGGGAAACAAAGACAGTTACACTTACGATCGATCCGAAGGACTTAGCTGTTTGGGATGTAAATGCTGGGGATTTCCTTGTAGAGGAAGGAAACTATATATTTATGATAGGGTCTTCTTCTGAGGAAATTAAAGCAGAAAGTACGATCGCAATTGATGGGAAGTCACTTGCGGCTTTGCCAACAAATAAACCTTTTAATGTATTCGACCACTCATTTGCATCAAATGAAGTTGTCTATCATGAAGTCTCCAAAGCAAGAACGGCCGAAAGCTTAAAAGCAGAGAAGGTTGTTGGTGAATATCATGCCGTCCGTTCGAAACAAGAAGGATCCTGGGTAGCTCTACCAAAAGTGGTGCTTACAGGTTCGACGAAAGTAACCGCGAGCGTTGCTTCGGACGTGGCAGGTGGAAAAATTACATTGCATTCTGGCTCTGTAAACAGCGAACCTTTTGCTGAAATTGAAGTACCGAAAACAGGAAAGAACACATACACCATAGAGAATGCAGGGGTTACCGTAAATGAGTTGGGATACAAAGATGTGACTGTTGATCTAAAAGGGAAATTGCCGAAGGGTCAAAATACAGTATATGTCGTGTTCCATTCACCAGATCTTCGAATTGATAGCTTAAATTTTGAAGTAGCTCAACCAGTAAAGAAATAA
- a CDS encoding MFS transporter: protein MVLRIVFIITLGFQTVINMTRPVITLYASELGASPLEIGILTAAFALFPLIFAIQAGKLADKLGDRIPVFIGSFSILVGMAIPLTYPSMWALFVSQFFVGIGSVFIPVSLQNVLGNSATKDNRDHYFSMLGMAVATGALIGPIIGGFVTEHISYSFSFLLSILIGIVPVIFTFFLPVIKRQGSANQYGMLSSIKLLQNPLLQKALFSSALVLYSRDIFVAYFPLYAKSLQLSDSTIGIIIAVQGLAMIIVRVFLPKLIDMLGRDRVLLISIIVAGTSFLLMPFSENVIFMGILSSLMGLGLGCGQPLSMTTTYNASPKSRTGEVLGLRLTTNRLSQLIAPLFFGVIGASAGIMSVYLVSGVFLVSGTFWIRPEKVNSSDNYT, encoded by the coding sequence TTGGTTTTAAGAATTGTATTTATCATTACATTAGGATTTCAGACCGTTATTAATATGACGCGGCCTGTCATCACGTTATATGCCTCAGAGCTCGGAGCTTCTCCCCTTGAAATAGGTATCCTTACGGCAGCCTTTGCTTTATTTCCGCTCATATTTGCAATTCAAGCCGGTAAACTAGCGGATAAACTCGGAGATCGCATTCCTGTTTTTATCGGATCATTTTCAATACTTGTGGGGATGGCTATTCCATTGACTTACCCAAGCATGTGGGCGTTATTTGTGAGCCAATTTTTTGTAGGAATCGGAAGTGTATTTATCCCTGTTTCCTTACAGAATGTCCTAGGAAATAGTGCAACAAAAGATAATCGTGACCACTACTTTAGTATGCTTGGCATGGCAGTAGCAACAGGAGCATTAATTGGGCCTATCATCGGAGGATTTGTTACGGAGCATATTTCTTATTCGTTTTCTTTTCTGCTTTCTATTCTTATTGGGATCGTGCCAGTGATTTTCACTTTTTTCCTGCCTGTCATCAAAAGGCAAGGTTCTGCAAATCAATATGGAATGCTTTCTTCTATTAAGCTATTACAAAATCCATTATTACAAAAAGCCTTATTTTCAAGTGCCCTAGTATTGTACTCAAGAGATATTTTTGTTGCGTATTTTCCTTTGTATGCAAAAAGCTTACAACTGTCTGATTCGACGATAGGAATCATTATTGCTGTTCAAGGATTAGCGATGATTATTGTGCGTGTGTTTTTACCGAAATTAATAGATATGTTGGGTAGAGACAGGGTCCTGCTTATCTCTATCATTGTTGCTGGAACCTCGTTTCTGCTTATGCCTTTTTCAGAGAATGTGATTTTTATGGGCATTTTGAGCTCCCTTATGGGATTGGGCTTGGGTTGTGGTCAACCTCTCTCCATGACAACGACGTATAATGCGTCACCTAAATCAAGGACCGGAGAAGTTCTCGGACTACGCCTAACCACGAATCGCCTATCACAGCTAATTGCTCCTCTTTTCTTTGGAGTGATTGGTGCCTCAGCTGGAATTATGTCTGTGTATTTGGTTAGTGGGGTTTTCTTAGTTTCGGGGACCTTTTGGATTCGACCGGAGAAAGTGAACAGTTCGGATAATTATACTTAA
- a CDS encoding alpha-L-rhamnosidase, with amino-acid sequence MKIVTLKTNRITNPLGFDIGKPRLSFITCETDAKKQTAAQIQVALDDHFSNIVFDSGKSQEIDSLAFELPIELRPYTRYFWRVTVWADNGEMATSDPAWFETAKGEEPWKASWITPELDKSIEPVLTKDFLIEKEIESARAYVCGLGLYEMEINGDKVGNEYLTPHFNAYHKWLQYQTYDITEQVKTGHNNVEVMLGNGLYKGRFGFDGGTSEIYGDKYALLCEIVIYFKDGTSQLIPTDSTWTARRSNILESSIYDGEVYDATFDDRTTYNVHEIDLGFDRLKARLSLPVVIKETIQPIEVISTPAGETVLDMGQNMVGWIQFKNRTPKGSEITLEYGELLQEGNFYRENLRTAKAKFTYISNGEEMVVRPHFTFYGFRYVKVSGWQGELNPDDFTGCVLYSDMDQTGHIETSNPLVNRLFLNALWGQKGNFLDVPTDCPQRDERMGWTGDAQVFSGTACFNMDSYAFFSKYGYDLWKEQEDKAGMVPMVVPATNINGGGSSAWGDAATIIPWNVYLHYGDKAILEQQFDSMKAWVDYIKRADDGSGSKRLWTTGFHFGDWLALDGENPNFPTGGTEVSFISSAYYCYSAGLVAKAAKVLGMVDVSNEYENLSNEVRTAIQDEYFTKNGRLALNTQTALIVALFMELVPEEFTERIANDLRAKLKNDGNHLKTGFVGTPYLCRVLSENESNDVAYTLLLNTDYPSWLYAVTMGATTIWERWNSVLPDGKISGTDMNSLNHYAYGSIVEWMFRHMAGINPVEDQPGFRHVKLAPLPNSRINHVKASLNSASGLYESQWSIDEEGNLDFAFTIPFNATATLILPDALVQTVKINGQLLVETGLSAQQMNENVQVELESGVWEISYTPTKAYIESYSTEFALSELLHNKEAKSILVEKVPQISQLPEDLIGKVGHLSLREVANKPFLPIPREVLDELDGILAKVRVRFE; translated from the coding sequence ATGAAAATCGTAACTTTGAAAACGAACCGTATAACAAACCCTTTGGGATTTGATATAGGAAAACCAAGACTGTCTTTTATCACATGTGAAACAGATGCAAAAAAGCAAACAGCTGCACAAATTCAGGTTGCTTTAGATGATCATTTTTCTAACATCGTGTTCGATAGTGGAAAGAGTCAAGAAATAGACAGTCTTGCTTTTGAACTACCAATCGAACTAAGACCGTATACACGCTATTTCTGGCGTGTGACCGTATGGGCAGATAATGGGGAGATGGCAACTAGCGATCCTGCCTGGTTTGAGACAGCCAAGGGTGAAGAGCCATGGAAGGCAAGTTGGATTACACCGGAACTCGATAAGAGTATAGAGCCTGTATTAACAAAAGATTTTTTGATTGAAAAAGAAATTGAATCTGCTCGAGCATATGTATGTGGGTTAGGTTTATATGAAATGGAAATCAACGGTGACAAGGTCGGGAATGAATATTTAACTCCACATTTTAATGCATATCATAAATGGCTGCAGTATCAAACCTATGACATTACGGAGCAAGTTAAAACGGGACATAACAATGTAGAAGTGATGCTAGGAAATGGTCTTTATAAAGGAAGATTTGGGTTTGACGGTGGAACCTCTGAAATCTATGGAGATAAGTATGCTCTACTTTGTGAAATAGTCATTTACTTTAAAGATGGAACAAGTCAATTGATTCCTACAGACAGTACTTGGACGGCGAGAAGAAGTAACATTTTAGAAAGCAGTATTTATGATGGTGAAGTGTATGACGCCACCTTTGATGATCGTACAACCTATAACGTCCACGAAATCGATTTAGGATTTGATCGATTAAAAGCAAGATTAAGCTTACCCGTTGTGATAAAAGAAACGATACAACCAATTGAGGTTATTTCCACACCTGCGGGTGAGACCGTGTTAGATATGGGTCAAAACATGGTGGGATGGATCCAATTTAAAAATAGGACTCCTAAGGGGTCGGAAATTACCTTAGAGTATGGAGAGCTTCTTCAGGAAGGTAATTTCTATCGTGAGAATTTACGAACAGCTAAAGCCAAGTTTACGTATATATCCAATGGAGAAGAAATGGTTGTTAGACCACACTTCACTTTCTATGGTTTCAGGTACGTAAAAGTGTCGGGATGGCAGGGTGAATTGAATCCTGATGATTTTACGGGTTGTGTATTGTACTCAGATATGGACCAAACGGGCCATATTGAAACGAGTAATCCGTTAGTGAACCGACTATTTTTGAATGCATTATGGGGACAAAAAGGTAACTTTTTAGATGTTCCTACCGATTGCCCACAAAGAGATGAACGGATGGGTTGGACGGGTGATGCACAAGTCTTTTCAGGAACGGCCTGCTTTAATATGGATTCATATGCTTTTTTCAGCAAATATGGGTATGATCTTTGGAAGGAGCAAGAGGACAAAGCGGGCATGGTCCCAATGGTGGTGCCAGCTACAAATATTAATGGTGGCGGTTCAAGTGCTTGGGGTGATGCAGCTACCATTATTCCTTGGAATGTGTATCTGCATTATGGTGATAAGGCCATATTAGAACAACAATTTGATAGCATGAAAGCTTGGGTTGATTATATTAAACGAGCGGATGATGGATCCGGCTCAAAGAGACTGTGGACGACAGGCTTCCATTTCGGAGATTGGTTAGCTTTAGATGGAGAAAACCCTAATTTTCCTACTGGTGGAACAGAGGTTAGCTTTATATCATCTGCTTATTATTGCTATTCCGCAGGTTTAGTCGCAAAAGCAGCGAAAGTACTTGGAATGGTCGATGTGTCGAACGAATATGAGAACCTGTCAAATGAGGTAAGAACCGCTATCCAGGACGAGTACTTCACAAAAAATGGTCGACTCGCATTAAATACGCAAACGGCACTAATTGTAGCATTATTTATGGAGTTAGTTCCTGAAGAATTTACCGAAAGAATCGCAAATGATTTACGTGCCAAGTTAAAGAATGATGGTAATCATTTAAAGACGGGCTTTGTGGGAACTCCATATTTGTGCAGAGTATTATCTGAAAATGAAAGCAATGACGTTGCTTATACGTTGTTACTAAATACAGATTATCCAAGCTGGTTATATGCAGTGACCATGGGAGCAACAACCATTTGGGAGCGCTGGAATTCTGTATTGCCTGATGGAAAAATAAGTGGAACAGATATGAATTCCTTAAATCACTATGCTTACGGTTCGATTGTGGAATGGATGTTTAGACATATGGCTGGGATTAATCCAGTAGAAGATCAGCCTGGATTCCGCCATGTTAAATTAGCTCCACTACCAAACAGCAGAATTAATCATGTAAAGGCTAGTTTGAATTCTGCCTCCGGTTTATATGAAAGCCAATGGTCAATAGATGAGGAAGGAAACCTGGACTTTGCATTCACGATTCCATTTAATGCAACAGCCACACTAATCTTACCAGATGCATTAGTACAAACTGTAAAGATTAATGGTCAATTATTAGTAGAGACTGGATTATCCGCACAACAAATGAATGAGAATGTGCAGGTAGAGCTGGAAAGCGGAGTATGGGAAATTAGTTATACTCCAACTAAGGCTTATATCGAAAGCTACAGCACAGAATTTGCCTTGTCCGAATTACTCCACAACAAAGAGGCAAAAAGCATTTTAGTTGAGAAGGTACCACAGATATCTCAATTACCTGAGGATTTGATAGGAAAAGTGGGTCATTTGTCTTTGAGAGAAGTAGCGAACAAACCTTTTTTACCAATCCCACGTGAAGTTCTTGATGAATTAGATGGAATATTGGCTAAAGTTCGGGTTCGTTTTGAATAA
- a CDS encoding glycoside hydrolase family 3 protein, whose amino-acid sequence MIQMESKYAHLKNKPFFLSDKDISWIEQTLQSMSLREKVGQLFCPIGSSDQEEELTRFIEEFKPGGIMYRPNEGAKMQETHRLLQSLSPIPLLISANLEAGGNGIATDGTYFGKQLQVAATDNVDMAYKLGVVAGREGRAVGCNWAFAPIVDIDMNYQNPITNVRTFGSDPKRVANMGKAYLEGLSESGVAASVKHFPGDGVDNRDHHLLSSVNSLSPEEWDQTFGMVYKEMIEADAKSIMIGHIKLPHYSRKLVPTIQDEEIMPATLAPELLNDLLRKQLGFNGLIITDATPMLGFTVSEKREIAVPKAIASGCDMFLFNRDIREDYEFMMKGIETGILSVERVDEAVTRILALKLSIGLHNQKVDGTLVPGQEALSVLQSEEHKKWASECADQSVTLVKDTQKLLPISPKQYKRIRLNILGDQSGGLKEGASVTHSFLEALQKEGFEVDLFDNSKVNFKELLMSVHDLKEKYDLVLYVANLETASNQTTVRINWMQPLNANAPWFVNEIPTMFISVANPYHLQDVPMVKTYINAYSSNEFVVKAVIDKITGRSEFKGKSPVDAFCGKWDTRL is encoded by the coding sequence ATGATACAAATGGAAAGTAAATACGCTCATTTAAAAAATAAACCGTTTTTTTTATCAGATAAAGATATCAGTTGGATTGAACAAACGCTCCAGTCCATGAGTTTACGTGAGAAAGTTGGCCAACTATTCTGTCCGATTGGCAGCTCCGATCAGGAAGAAGAGTTAACTAGATTTATCGAAGAATTCAAGCCAGGTGGGATCATGTATCGTCCGAACGAGGGAGCGAAAATGCAGGAAACCCACCGACTATTACAGAGTCTTTCTCCTATTCCTTTGTTAATTTCCGCTAATTTAGAAGCGGGTGGAAACGGTATTGCAACGGATGGAACGTACTTTGGGAAGCAGTTACAGGTGGCAGCCACGGACAATGTGGACATGGCTTATAAGTTAGGGGTAGTTGCCGGTCGCGAAGGAAGAGCAGTAGGTTGTAACTGGGCATTTGCACCAATTGTTGATATTGATATGAACTATCAAAATCCGATTACTAATGTAAGAACATTTGGTTCTGATCCTAAAAGAGTGGCGAATATGGGAAAAGCCTATTTGGAAGGATTGAGTGAAAGTGGTGTTGCAGCCTCTGTAAAGCATTTCCCAGGAGATGGAGTAGATAATCGAGATCACCATCTTTTATCTTCTGTGAATTCACTATCACCAGAAGAGTGGGACCAAACATTTGGAATGGTATATAAAGAAATGATTGAGGCTGATGCAAAATCGATTATGATCGGGCATATCAAACTACCACATTATTCTAGAAAACTCGTTCCAACCATTCAAGACGAAGAGATTATGCCAGCCACTTTAGCTCCAGAGCTGTTAAATGATTTGTTGAGAAAACAATTAGGCTTTAATGGACTAATCATTACAGATGCGACTCCAATGCTCGGTTTCACTGTTTCGGAAAAAAGAGAAATTGCTGTTCCAAAGGCCATTGCGTCAGGCTGTGATATGTTCCTTTTCAATCGTGATATTAGAGAAGATTATGAGTTTATGATGAAGGGAATTGAAACGGGTATTCTTTCAGTCGAAAGGGTAGATGAAGCAGTAACGAGAATATTAGCTTTAAAGCTGTCTATAGGTTTACACAATCAAAAAGTTGATGGAACACTTGTACCCGGTCAAGAAGCATTATCTGTACTACAGAGTGAGGAGCATAAGAAGTGGGCAAGTGAATGTGCTGACCAGTCGGTAACTTTAGTAAAGGACACACAGAAATTATTACCGATTAGCCCTAAACAATATAAACGGATCAGATTAAATATTTTAGGTGACCAAAGTGGCGGCTTGAAAGAAGGCGCTTCTGTAACCCATTCCTTTTTAGAAGCTCTTCAAAAAGAAGGGTTTGAAGTCGATCTTTTCGATAATAGCAAGGTGAACTTTAAAGAATTACTCATGAGTGTTCATGATCTAAAAGAAAAATATGACCTTGTTTTATATGTAGCGAATTTAGAAACGGCAAGTAATCAAACAACTGTTAGAATCAATTGGATGCAGCCTTTAAATGCAAATGCTCCATGGTTTGTAAACGAAATTCCTACCATGTTTATATCTGTAGCCAACCCTTATCATCTTCAGGATGTACCGATGGTAAAAACGTATATTAATGCGTATTCGTCTAATGAGTTTGTCGTCAAGGCAGTGATTGATAAAATTACTGGAAGATCAGAATTTAAAGGGAAGAGTCCAGTAGATGCGTTTTGTGGAAAGTGGGATACTAGACTATAA